The Haloarcula limicola genomic sequence TCGGCTGGGACGAGTCGGTGTTCCGGGACGAGCACGTCTTCGAGATCGACTGGCTCCCGGAGACGTTCAAGCACCGGGAGACCCAGATGGAGACGCTGAAGTACTCGCTCCGGCCCGCCGTTCGGGGCTCGCGGCCGCTGAACGTCATCGCGCGCGGGCCGCCGGGCACCGGGAAGACGACGGCCTCGCAGATCCTCTTCGACGAACTGACCGCCCAGACGGACGTACAGGCGGTGCGGGTCAACTGCCAGGTCGACTCGACGCGCTACGCCGTCTTCTCGCGGCTGTTCGCCGAGATATTCGAGTACGAACCGCCCTCCTCGGGGATCTCCTTCAAGAAGCTCTTCTCGCAGATCACGGACAAACTCGTCGAGGAAGACGAGGTGCTGGTGGTGGCGCTCGACGACGTGAACTACCTCTTCTACGAGAGCGAGGCCAGCGACACGCTGTACTCCCTGTTGCGCGCCCACGAGGCCCACTCGGGGGCGAAGATCGGCGTCATCTGCATCTCCTCGGACCTCGAACTCGACGTCATCGAGGCGCTGGACACCCGCGTCCAGTCGGTGTTCCGGCCCGAGGAAGTCTACTTCAACAAGTACGACCAGGCCGAGATCGTCGGTATCCTCGAAGAGCGGGTCGAGCGCGGGTTCAACGAGGGCGTCGTCGGACCCGACGTGCTCGACCGCGTCGCCGAGTACACCGAGGAGCAGGGCGGCGACCTGCGGGTGGGCATCGACCTCCTGCGGCGGGCCGGGATGAACGCCGAGATGCGCGCCTCTCGCGCCGTCGAGCTCGAAGACGTCGAGTCGGCCTACGACAAATCGAAGTACGTCCACCTCTCGCGTCGGCTGCGGGAGCTCTCCGACTCCGAGGCGGCGCTTGCGGAGGTCATCGCCGCGCACGACGGCCAGCGCGCCGGCGACATCTACGATGCGTTCAACGACGCGACCGGCCTCGGCTACACCCGCTACTCGGAGATAATCAACAAGCTCGACCAGTTGGACATCATCGACGCCGACTACACCGAGGTCGAAGGCAGGGGCCGATCGCGGCGACTGACGCTCAACTACGACGCCGACGCGGTGTTGGAACGGCTGTAAGTCAGCCCATCTTCTCGAAGGTCGTCTCGGCCCACTGGACGGCGTAGTCGGCTCCGTGCTCCCGGTAGGCGTCGGTGTCCAGCGCGGCGAACGGCGCGGGGAGGGAGAGTCCGTGTTTGACCCCGCTACAGGCCAGCTCCGCCGCGGCGGCGAACTCCGTCTGCCCGCGAGCGACCTCGCCCGCGAGGTCCGAGAGGCGGGGTTCGAGACGCTCGCCGGCGTCGGCCCAGGCGTCGTAGAGGTCGGGGTAGTCCTCTCCCCACGTCTCGAACGCGGCGCGTGTCTGGAGACCGAGGTAGGCGTCGTACAGCGCCGCGGCGAGCTGATAGGTGTCCACGGGACCCAGTCGATCGCCGACGACGCGGGCGAACTCGGGGTAGCGCTCGCCGAAGAAGCCCAGGAAGTGCTCCGGCTCGTCGAGACTCACCTCGACCAGCGCCTCGGCGATGAGGAACTCGACGAACGGGGTCGGCGACGTCTCCAGTCGCGGCTTGACGAACACGCAGGGCGGCTCGGTCTGGTGGGTCCACGCGACGCCGCCGTCGCCGGGCATCCCGACGGTGAGGTCGCTCCCCGCGAAGCGGTGCAGCTCCTCGGGCGCGTCGTCGGGGACCCACGACGGGTCGTAGGCGAGGGGGTCCACGGAGTCGGTGACCAACAGCAGTTGCTCCGCGACCGCCGAGTCCAGCGTCTCGAAGTCGCGCTCGCAGTTCAACACGAGCGCGTCGGGGGCGTACGCCGACCGGACCGCGGCCGGTTCCCCGGAGAGCGAGCGCTCCGTGAACATCTACGCCGTGAACACGATGAGGTTGGCGATGATGGCGACCGAGAGGATAGTCGATACGGCGAGCGTTCCGAGGACGATCTTCGTTGCCGTGCTCATGTGAGTCCGTATCGCAGGCCCCGCATTAAGTGTTGAGAAACGACTACTGCTTGCCGGACGACAGACCCGTCAGTCGTCGGCCACGCCGACGGTGGAGCGACGGGCCACGTCGCGCCACTTGCCAGTCCAGAAGCGGCCGGTGTTGACCGCCGCCTTCACGTAGTAGCTGCCGACGACGGCGACGAAGACGGCCGGCAGACCGAGTCCCAGACCGGGCGCGATGCTGATGCCGACGAGCGGTATCGTCACCGCGAACGTCGTCGGGAGCGCGACCGCCGCGACCGGGAGGCGAAAGCAGTAGTCGCCGAGGACCGAGCCGTAGAGCGGCCAGCGGGTGTCGCCAGCGCCGCGCAGGCTTCCACGCATCGTCCGCGAGACGGAGAATCCGGCAACGCCCAGTCCGAAGACGCGGACGAACCGGGTCGCGAGGCCGGGATACTCGGTGCCGAAGAGCGAGACGACGGGCCGGGCGAAGACGACGAGGACGGCGGCGACGGTCAGTTGCACCGCCAGCGCCACGCGCAGGGTCTGCCACCCGTAATCGGCCGCCGAGGACTCGTCGCCGGCCCCGAGGTGTTGGCCGACAAGCGTCGAGGCGGCGGTGGAGTACCCCCACGCGGGCATCAGCGCCAGTAGCATCACCCGCCGGCCGATGGCGTAGGCCGCGAGCGTCGGCGTCCCGAGGACGCCGAGAACGAACAGGAACGGGAAGCGCGCGAACGTCTGCAGCAGGCGCATCCCGGCCAGCGGGAGCGCCACGCGGACGATCTCGGCCGCGAGCCCGCGGTCGAACTGTGGTCCGGCGAACGACAACTGGACGGCGTACCGCCCGGAGACCAGCAGCGCGAGGAAGATGACGGCCGCGAGCGTGTTCGCGATCGCGGTCCCCCAGGCCGCCCCGGCGATGCCCAGTTCCGGGAACGGCCCCAGGCCGAAGATGAGGAGCGCGTTGAGCGCGACGTTGGTCGGCAGCGTCAGTAGGCGGACGTACATCGGCGTCCGCGTGTCCGCACTGCCGGCGAGCGCCCGCGAGGCGATCATGCTCCAGAAGCGCGGGGCCAGCGACAGCATCACGATGCTGAGGTACGTCGCGCCGTAGTCGATGGTCGTCGGGTCGTTCGTGAGGACGTCGACGAGCGCGTCGGGATACGTCCACGAGACGGCGGTCAGCGGAACCGACAACAGGAGCGCCAGCCACAGCGACTGCTTGACGGCGAGGTTCGCGCGAGCCGGCTGGTCGCTGCCCTGTAGCCGGGAGACGACGCTGATCGTCCCCGAGGAGACCGCCAGCGAGAGCCCGAAGCCGACGAAGTAGTACTGAAAACCCAGTTCCAGTCCCGCGATGGCGGCGTCGCCGAGCGCGACACCGACCATCAGGAAGTCCGCGAGCCTGAGGAGGATGCGCAGGCCGCCGGTGACCATCACCGGCGCGGCCAGGTCCGTCGCTTCGGTCGCCTTCTGTCGGTCGACCAGCCCCAGGCGGGCCAAGACGGCCGGCACGCCCTTCACGAACCGCTGGAGGAGGCGGCGGACCATTTACGGGGCCCTGACGGGGGAACGCACGCTCGGAGTCGGGGCGGCAGCGCCGTGCATGGCGGCGCTAAGGGATCAGCTGCTCGCCGTTGTCGTCGTAGACGGCGATGGCCTCGACCGGACACGCGCGGGCCGCGAACTTCGCGTCGAACTCGGCGTCTTCGGGAACCTCCCGCACGAACAGGTCCTCCTCCCGCTCCTCGCTGTCCGCGAGCACCGCCTTGCCGGCGTCCTCGTCCTTCTCGAAGGCGTCCCACTCCGCGACGCACTGGAACATCCCGATGCAGGTGTCGCGGTCGTACTCGATGTGCATACGGTCGGGTTGGCCCGTGACGGCCAAAGGCGTTCCCCTCGGTCGCTCGGCGGACGGCGAGCGAAGACGGAGACAACAGTTTAAATCGGAGCGGGCCCCAACGGAGGGACAATGGACGTTGCGGACCTGCCGGGTGTCCCCGAGTGGCTCCCGGACCATCTACGCGAGGACGGCATCGAGGAACTGTACCCGCCACAGGGCGAGGCCGTCGAAGCGGGCGTCACCGAGGGGCAGAACCTCGTCGCCGCCATCCCCACCGCCAGTGGCAAGACCCTCGTCGCCGAGCTGGCGATGCTCTCGTCGGTCGCGCGGGGCGGCAAGGCGCTCTACATCGTGCCGCTTCGCGCCCTCGCCAGCGAGAAGCAGGCCGAGTTCGAGCAGTTCGAGCAGTACGGTCTGGACGTCGGCGTCTCGACGGGCAACTACGAGTCCGAGGGCGGTTGGCTGGCCGATAAGGACATCGTCGTCGCCACCAGCGAGAAGGTCGACTCGCTCGTGCGCAACGACGCGCCGTGGATCGAGGAGCTGACCTGCGTCGTCAGCGACGAGGTCCACCTCGTCGACGACGGCCAGCGCGGCCCCACGCTCGAAGTCACGCTGGCGAAACTCCGCCGGCTCAACCCCGACCTACAGACGGTCGCGCTCTCGGCGACCATCGGCAACGCCGACGAGCTGGCGGGGTGGCTGGACGCCGAACTCGTCGACTCAGATTGGCGGCCCATCGAGTTGCAGAAGGGCGTCCACTACGGGCAGGCGCTTCACTTGGAGGACGGCCAGCAGAAGCGACTGGCCGTGAAGAACAACGAGAAGGCGACCGCCGCCGTCGTCCGCGACACGCTGCAGGACGACTACGACGACGACGGGAACCTCGAAGAGGAGGGCGGCTCCTCGCTCGTGTTCGTCAACTCCCGGCGAAACGCCGAGGCCGCCGCCGGGCGGCTGGCGAGCACCGTCCGTCCCCATCTCACCGGCGAAGAGCGGGAACGTCTCGCCGACGTGGCCGCCGAGATACGGGACGTGAGCGACACCGAGACGAGCGACGACCTCGCCGACGCCGTCGCCGATGGTGCGGCGTTCCACCACGCCGGCCTCGCGCGGGGTCACCGCGAACTCGTCGAGGACGCCTTCCGGGACCGCCTCGTCAAGGTGGTCTGTGCGACGCCGACGCTCGCCGCCGGCGTCAACACTCCCTCGCGGCGGGTCGTGGTTCGGGACTGGCGGCGCTACGACGGCACCGCGGGCGGAATGCAACCGCTCTCCGTGCTGGAGGTCCACCAGATGATGGGGCGAGCGGGCCGACCGGGGCTGGACCCCTACGGCGAGGCCGTCCTCGTGGCCAACAGCCACGACGAACTCGACGAGCTGTTCGAGCGGTACGTCTGGGCCGACCCCGAGCCGGTGCGCTCGAAGCTCGCGGCCGAGCCGGCGCTTCGCACGCACATCCTCGCCACCGTCTCATCCGGGTTCGCCCGCTCCCGAGAGGGGTTGCTGGAGTTCCTGGAACAGACGCTGTACGCCAGCCAGACCGACGAGAGCGGCCGCCTCGAGAACGTCACCGACGACGTGCTGACGTATCTGGAGCGCAACGGCTTCCTGGAGATAGAGGCGGGTGAACTCGACGCCACCTCGCTCGGCCACACCGTCTCCCGGCTCTACCTCGACCCGATGAGCGCCGCCGAGATCATCGACGGCCTCGAACACTGGCAGCGCCACGCCGGAGACGCCGATAGCGGAACCGACGAACGCGACGCCGCCGAGGGCGGCTTCACGACCGCGAGCGAACTGGCGAGCGAACGGGCGGAAGCGAGCGGCGACGCCGACCCCGACGAGATCTCGGCGCTCGGCCTCTACCACCTCGTCTCACGCACGCCGGACATGTACCAGCTCTACCTCCGCTCGGGCGACCGCGAGGAGTTCGAGATGGAGCTGTACGAGCGCGAGGACGAACTGCTCGGCCCGACGCCCTCGGAGTTCGAGGACAGCCGCTTCGAGGACTGGCTCTCGGCGCTGAAGACCGCGCGGCTGCTCGAAGACTGGGCCGAGGAGGTCGACGAGGAGACAATCACCGAGCGCTACGGCGTCGGCCCGGGCGACATCCGCGGGAAGGTCGAGACCGCCCAGTGGCTGCTGGGGGCCGCCGAGTCGCTGGCGAACGAGGTCGACGCCGACGTGGCCCGGGCCATCAGCGAGGCCCGCATCCGCGTCGAACACGGCGTCCGGGAGGAACTGGTCGAGCTCGCGGGCGTCCGCGGCGTCGGCCGCAAGCGCGCGCGACGCCTGTTCGAGGCCGGCATCGCCGACCGCGCCGAGCTTCGCGACGCCGCGAAGCCAGTCGTATTAGCGGCCCTTCGGGGCCGCCGGAAGACCGCCGAGAACGTCCTCGAAAACGCCGGCCATCGGGACCCCTCGATGGAGGGCGTCGAGCCCGACCCCGACGTCGAGGTGGACACCGCCGATCCGCGAGACGGAAGGGAAGACGACGACACGAGCGAGGACCAGTCGAGCCTGGGTGACTTCTGATGGAGGTGGTCGAAGGGATTGCGGACATCGATGACGTCGGTGCGTTCGTCGAGCGTCTCGACGCCATTGGGGAGCGACACGACGCGACGATACAGGTGTTCGACGCCCGCTACGTCGTCGACCGCGCGCACCTCGAACGAGCGGTCGAGCTGGCGACGCGCGCCCGGTCGCGGGACGACGCCATCGCCGAGGACTTCGGGGTCGAGATCCTGCTGTACGCGGCCGGCCGCCGGCAGATCAACCGCGCGCTGGAGATGGGCGTCAGCGAGGGTGAGACGCCCGTCGTCGCGGCGCTAGTCACCGACGGAGCGAGCGACGCGAGCGCCGACCGCGAGGGTGCCGCCGCCGCCGACCTCCGGGAACTGCTCGCGCCCGGAGAGACCCTCGGTGAGTACGACCCCGAACGAGTGCGTTCGTTCTTCGACGTGTCCGACACCGAACTGGCGGCCACCGACGGCACGCTCGCCGACGCCGTCCGCGAGCGAGTGGCGCTCCTCGTCGTCGAGAAGTAGCGGCAAGCGTTTTCCCGCAGAGCGCCCTAGAGCCACGCGAATGAGTCCGCGAGCCGACCACCCGTCGCGTCCCGCCCGACAGTGACAGCGCTCGAAGCGCCGGTCGACATCGGCGGCGTCACCGTGCCGAACCGACTGTATCGCGCACCGGTCCTCGAATGCGCCGGCAGCGGCGACGAGGCCGCCGTCGACGCGCTCGTCGACGAACTCGAACCGACCGCCGAGTCGGGCGTCGGCCTCGTCTTTCAGGGGGCCAGCGTCGTCACGGAGACGGGCGGATTCGCCGCCCCGAACATGACGCGGATGCACGACCCCGAGTTCGTCGCCCGCCTGGAACGGCTGACCGACGCGATTCATGCACACGAGGGCAAAATATTCGTCCAGCTCGCACACGGCGGGCTCCGGAGCCTCTCGCTGTGGCACGGCGAGTACCGCGAGCGGTACCCGGACCGGCGACAGCTCGCCGTCTCCCGGCCGCCGCGCGCCCTCCGGCTGCTCGACCGCGCGGGCATCCTCTCGTTGAAACCGCACGTCCTCTCGACCGAGGAGGTGTACGACCTCGCCGAGAAGTTCGGTCGCTCGGCCGGCTACGCCGTCGACGCCGGCTACGACGGCATCCACCTATCGGCGGCCAACATGGGCATCATCCAGCAGTTCCTCTCGCCGTACTACAACCGCCGGGACGACGAATTCGGCGACGGCGTCCGCTTCCTGGAGGTCGTTCACGACGCCGTCCGCGACCACGCCGGCGACGTCCCGCTGATCACGAAGGTCCCGGTCGAGACGGATTCCCCCCCGTTCGTCCGGCGACGCGTCTCCCGTGCCTCGGGCCTCGACATGGCACAGCGTCTCGAATCGGTTGGCTACGACGCGCTTGCACCCGTCCTGGTGTCCGTGTTCTGGGACATGAGCATCATCCGCGGCGCGTTCCCCGACCGAGCGTGGGCGGCGGCCGACCTCCAGTCGGCCTACGAGACGGCGTTCGGCGGGCCGGTGCGAGCGCGCGCGGTGGAACTGCTCAACCGGCTCCAGGCTCGACAGTTCGACCGCGAGCCGGGCTGGAACGCCGACTTCTGTCGACAGGTCCGGCGGCGCGTCGACGTTCCGGTACTACTCGAAGGTGGGCTTCGGGCGCGGGCCGACTGCGACCGCTATCTGGGCGCTGACGGCGACGCGCCCGCCGCCGACATGGTCGGCATGGCCCGGCCCTTCTACGCCGAACCGCGACTCGGCGCGCGCCTGCTGGAGGGCCACGACGCGCTCTGTGCGAGTTGCAACAACTGCACGATTCCGCAGGTGGCCGGCGAGCCCGGCCGCTGTCGAACGCCGTCGGTCGTTCGGGCGCAGGCGCGACTCGACGCAGATAATGCCTACGAGAGAAACAGCGAGCAGTAGCCGAGTTAGCGAGCCCAGAGACGTGAGTTGCAACCAGCACACTCATCCGCGTCGAAGCCCGAATGACTCCAATGACTCCCGAGATCGCGTCGGACCGCGTCGAGGTGACGGTCGACGGCGACGACGTGGACCTCCACTATCGAACCGGCGGCGACGGACCGCCGATGGTGTTTCTGCACGGTATCGGACTTGACGCCGCCACGGTGTCCTGGCGACACGCGCTGCCCGCGCTGGCCGAGGAACGCACCGTCTACGCGCCCGATCTGCCGGGCCACGGAGAGAGCGACAAACCGGACCGCGAGTACACGACCGAGTTCTACTTAGAGACCGTCGAGGCGTTCCTCGACGCGCTCGATATCGACGAGCCCGCGATGGCGGGCCTCTCGATGGGCGGCGCGCTGGCGCTCGGTCACGCACTCGACGGCCGCGCGATCGAGCGGCTCGTGCTCGTCGATAGCTACGGGCTGGGCGCGGACGCCTACTGGCGAACGGCCGCCAACGGCATCTTTCAGACCCCGGTACTCGGTAACATGCTCTGGCAGGGCGTGAGCGTCTCGAAGCCGGCCATTCGGACCGGACTTCGCGGGATGGGCGCAGTGGAACCGTCACAGGAACTCGTCGACGACGTGAACGCGGTCGTCGACCGTCGCACCGTGCGGGCGATGCGTCGCTGGCAACGCAGCGAGTTCCAGCAGAACGGCTTCCGGACCAACTACGCCGACCGGCTGGCGGAGATCGGCGTGCCGACGATGCTGATCCACGGCAAAGAGGACCCCCTGCTCCCCGAATCGTGGTCCAAGCGAGCGGCCGCGTCGCTCGGCGAGAGCCGGCTGGAGATATTCGAGAACTGCGGCCACTGCCCGCCGCGCGAACAACCGGAGCGGTTCAATCGCGTCGTGCGGTCGTTCTGTTGACGTTCTGTTGACGCTCTGCTGACGTTCTGTCGAGGCCTCAGTTCGGCAGTTCGTCGATGAGGACGACGGCCTCGCCGTCGATGACGACCTCGTCGTCGCTCTTTACGCGCGTCGTGAGACGATACTGTTCGTCGCCGAGGTCCTCGACGATCTCGCACTCGGCGGTGAGTCGGTCACCGATGCGGACCGGGTTGTGAAACTCCAGATCCTGCGAGAGGTAGATGGTCAGGCCGGGGAGGCGAGCGAGTCCGGCGCTGATGAGCGACCCCACGAGTGTGCCGTGGGCGATGCGGCCGCGAAAGCGCGTCTGCTCTGCGAACTCGTCGTCTAAGTGGAGCGGGTTCGTGTCGCCGCTGGCGGCGGCGAACTGGCGGACGTCGTCGTCGGAGATCGTCTTCGTGAACTCGACGCGGTCGCCGACGCCGAGGTGGTCGGGGTGGTCCTCGGAGATCGTGACGTGCCACTCCGGCAAGTCTTCGTTCGGCTCGATACGCTCCGCGGGCGGTTCGGTGACGTCCTCGTCCTCGCCGTTGTCGTGTTGCACGCCGAAGGCCGCGAAGGCGGCCCGGTTGGCAGCGACGACGCTGTTGAACATGTGCGAGGAGGTTTCGGTCCACGTATCGAGCAGTGGGTTCCGAGGCGATTCAGAACTCATTGATGAGTCGTATTTAGTGGTCCGGCTATTAAGTCTTGGCGTTGTTCCGAGTTCTATACGCCCGAGACGGCTTCTACCCCGCGAGGACGCGGATTTCACGATTCTGTGACGACACGTAGCGCGGCGAGCGTATCGTTCGCCGTCGCTCAGTCCGTTACCATTCTATGCCATTCAATGGTAGCAGATGGTATTCGACGGAAGTTTTAAGTCGTTGAAGGGTGTAGATGGAGGTACCGATGGCCGACGAGGACGACGGTCTGATGTGGCCCCCGATGTTCAAGGGGATGCAGCAGGCGAGCGAGAACGCGATGGAACAGCAGCAACAGATGATGAAGCAGTTGTTCGCCGGCGGCGGCATGCCGAGCTTCGATATGAATCAGCTCGGCGCGATGAGCCAGATGGCGACGTTCAAGACGCGCGTCCAGAGCGGTGGCCGTATCAGCATTCCCGACGCCGAACGCGAAGCGCTCGGCATCGAGGAAGGCGATATCGTCCAGACAGTCGTCCTCCCGGTCAAGACAAACGACACGGAGTAATCAACAATGGTAGACTACACAACCCCCGTCACGACCGCTTTCGAGATGCAGCGTGCGACGATCGAACAGAGCCAGAAGGCCCTCGAACAGAGCGTCTCCTTCCAGAAGAACGTCAACAGCGCCGTCATCGACAGCCTCGACACGCAGGAGTCGGCCCAGCGCCGCGGCGTCGAGCTCTCGAAGACCGCCTTCCACAGCTACCTCGACGCCGTCGAGACGACCGTCCCCGGCATGGCCGGCCCGATCAACGAGATCCGACAGGCCGTCGACGAGCAGTACGACTTCCTGCTCGAGAACCACGCGGAAGTCTTCGACAACCTCGAGAGCGAGATGACCGAGGGCGCCGACGCCTACGACGAACTGACCGAGGACTACCTCAACGCCGTCGAGGAGCAAGTCGACATGCTCGTCGAGGCCCACGAGGAACTCGAGTCCCAGTCCGTCGAGGTGGCCCAGCAGTACGGCGACCAGCTCGAAGAGGTCCAGGAGCAGGTCGAGGAGATCCAAGAGCAGGTCGAGGAAGTGCAGTCCCAGGCCGCCGACGCCGTCGAGGCGTAACGAACCAGCCGTTTTTTGTGCGTTACAGCGCGAGTTACTACACACCAATGAGCGATACCAACCAGATGCAGGACAATTGGGCGGAGATGGTCGAACAGATGAACGACGCGGTCGCCGATTCGATGGAGCAGAACATGAAGGCACAGGCCGCCTTCGTCGAGTCGTGGGCCGACGCCGTCGAGGACTCCCTCCCGAAGGAAGACGAGCTCTCCGAGGGGCTACAGGGCTACAACCAGGCCTACGAGGAGTGGATGAACGCGGCAGAGCAGATGGTCGAGCGCTCGGCGGACGCCGCACAGGGCGAGGACGTCGACCCCTCGGAGTTCCGCGACATCTGGCTCCAGTCGGCCAACGAGGCGTTCAAACACGTCATGGGCACCTCGGCCTTCGCGGCCGCCAACGGCCAGCTCGTCGAGTCCATGATGGAGATGCAACAGGAGGCCGACGAACTCAACCAGGACGCCATCGCTCAGATGGGCTTCCCGACCCGCGACGACATGGACGAGGTCGCGGAGCGCCTCCTCGAAGTCGAGCGCCGTCAGCACGCCGTCGAAGAGAAGCTCGACCGCGTCCTCGAACACCTAGAAGAGTAACTCATGTCCAGTAACCAATTCAACCCGTTCGCGGCCGCGCTCGACTGGCAGACCAAGACGCTCGAATCCATGTCCGAGGCCGCAGAGACGAGCCAGATCGCCGACGAGCGACTCGAGCTGATGGAGTCCGTCGAAGTCGGCCAGACGCCGAGCGAAGTCGTCTACGAGGAGAACAAGCTCGAGCTCCTCCACTACGACGCCGAGGCCGCCGGTATCGAGGTCGACGAGGAGGACAAGGAGTCGGTCCCTATCCTCATCGTCTACGCGCTCATCAACCGGCCGTACATCCTCGACCTACAGGAGGAGCGCTCGGTCGTGCGCCGCCTGCTCGAAGCGGGCCACGACGTCTACCTCCTCGACTGGAACGAGCCCTCGCGCCTCGACCAGCACCTGACCCTCGACGACTACGTCAACCGCTACATCGACAACTGCGTCGACGTCGTCCGCGAGCGCTCCGGCCAGGATAGGATCAACATTCTCGGCTACTGCATGGGCGGCACCATGTCGGTGATGTACGCCGCGCTCCACCGGGAGAAGGTGAACGCGCTCGGTCTCATGGCCGCAGGACTCTGTTTCGACCAGACCGGCGGCGTCCTCGAAGAGTGGGGCTCCGATGAGTACTACGACCCCGAGGACGTCGTCGAGACGTTCGGCAACGTCCCCGCGGACATGCTCGACATCGGCTTCGCGCTGATGGACCCCGTCGACAACTACGTCTCGAAGTACATCCGCCTCGCGGAGAACTTAGAGAACGAGGCGTTCGTCGAGAACTTCGGCCGGATGGAGAAGTGGCTCGGCGACGGCATCGACATGGCCGGAGACACCTACGTCCAGTTCCTCAAAGACGTCTATCAGGACAACAAACTGTACAAGAACGAACTGGAAGTCGGCGGTGAACACGTCGACCTCGATAATCTCGACATGCCCGTCCTCCAGTTGATGGGCGAGTACGACCACCTCATCCCACCGGAGGCCTCGAAGCCGTTCAACGACGTCATCCCGAGCGAGGACACGCGGACCATCGAGTTCTCGACGGGTCACATCGGCCTCTCGGTCTCCTCGTCGACCCACGCCGACCTCTGGCCCGAGGTCGCCGAGTGGTACAAGGAGCGCAACCGGCAGGACGAAGAGGACGAAGAGGTCGA encodes the following:
- a CDS encoding MaoC family dehydratase; the protein is MFNSVVAANRAAFAAFGVQHDNGEDEDVTEPPAERIEPNEDLPEWHVTISEDHPDHLGVGDRVEFTKTISDDDVRQFAAASGDTNPLHLDDEFAEQTRFRGRIAHGTLVGSLISAGLARLPGLTIYLSQDLEFHNPVRIGDRLTAECEIVEDLGDEQYRLTTRVKSDDEVVIDGEAVVLIDELPN
- a CDS encoding AbrB/MazE/SpoVT family DNA-binding domain-containing protein; amino-acid sequence: MADEDDGLMWPPMFKGMQQASENAMEQQQQMMKQLFAGGGMPSFDMNQLGAMSQMATFKTRVQSGGRISIPDAEREALGIEEGDIVQTVVLPVKTNDTE
- a CDS encoding poly(R)-hydroxyalkanoic acid synthase subunit PhaE — translated: MSDTNQMQDNWAEMVEQMNDAVADSMEQNMKAQAAFVESWADAVEDSLPKEDELSEGLQGYNQAYEEWMNAAEQMVERSADAAQGEDVDPSEFRDIWLQSANEAFKHVMGTSAFAAANGQLVESMMEMQQEADELNQDAIAQMGFPTRDDMDEVAERLLEVERRQHAVEEKLDRVLEHLEE
- the phaC gene encoding poly(3-hydroxyalkanoate) polymerase subunit PhaC — encoded protein: MSSNQFNPFAAALDWQTKTLESMSEAAETSQIADERLELMESVEVGQTPSEVVYEENKLELLHYDAEAAGIEVDEEDKESVPILIVYALINRPYILDLQEERSVVRRLLEAGHDVYLLDWNEPSRLDQHLTLDDYVNRYIDNCVDVVRERSGQDRINILGYCMGGTMSVMYAALHREKVNALGLMAAGLCFDQTGGVLEEWGSDEYYDPEDVVETFGNVPADMLDIGFALMDPVDNYVSKYIRLAENLENEAFVENFGRMEKWLGDGIDMAGDTYVQFLKDVYQDNKLYKNELEVGGEHVDLDNLDMPVLQLMGEYDHLIPPEASKPFNDVIPSEDTRTIEFSTGHIGLSVSSSTHADLWPEVAEWYKERNRQDEEDEEVDIEVESPDEVAEEAVEDVAEDVDEATDAAATEDVGTEPAADVETVDGIGPTYADRLHEAGVDTVDDLKGYDAAEIAELAETTESRAQEWLDQL